GGGTTCGGATCGGCGATACGGTGGTGATTCAGAAAGCCGGAGAGATTATTCCGCAGGTGGTCCGTGTCGAAGTGGATGCTCGGGATGGATCGGAACAGCCCTACACGTTTCCTGATCACTGCCCGAGCTGCCAGGCCCCCATCGAACGGGCTCCGGGGGAGGTTGATGCGCGTTGCACCAATCCCCCCTCGAAATGCCCTGCGCAGCTTAAGGAGTGGATTCACTGGTTTGCCCACCGAGACGCGATGGATGTTGATGGTCTGGGGGAGAAACTCATCGACCAACTCGTGGATCGAGGACTCGTCCGGTCGCTCGGTGATCTCTATCGGCTCGACGAACAGACCCTTGCCGGGCTCGACCGCATGGGGAAAAAATCGGCCGCCAATCTCGTCCAGAACCTCGAACAGAGCAAACACCGAACCCTCGACCGCTTCTTGACGGCCCTGACGATTCGTCACGTCGGGACCCGGATCGCCGAAATTCTTGCTCTCCGCTTCCGGTCGATCCATGCGGTTCGGTCGGCCTCTCTGGAGGAACTGGAGGCCGTTCCCGAGGTCGGGAACGTGGTTGCCGCCAGCGTTCGACACTTTTTCGATGATCCGACCCATCAGGCACTCGTTGACGACCTGCTCGACGCGGGAGTGGTTCCCGAACCGCTCCCGGAACCTCAGGGAACCGAGGGGCTCCCTCTTGCCGGCAAGACGGTGGTGATCACCGGCACGCTTCCGAGGCGATCACGAGCCGAGGCGGAAGCCCTGGTCAAGCGGGCCGGTGGAAAAGTCACCGGCTCGGTTTCCAAGAATACCTCGTACCTGATCGCCGGGGCTGATCCCGGCAGTAAGCTTGAAAAGGCCCGACATCTGGGAATCCCGATTCTTGATGAGGACGAACTCGATCGAATGGCGGCAGGAATCTGACGGCTGAGTTCCAGGGACCACTTACGGACCAAGATGGACCTTGCCCTCGATTTTTTGAAAGTTTTCCTTGCCTCTCTGCCGTTTGAGGGATTAGAACGTGACGGATGAATGATCAATCGGTGGATCGCTACGGAGTGGTCGACCCATCCTATCTGCGCTTCTTGATTTTGGTAAGTGTTGCGTGAGAAGTCGTGTTGGGCGTTCTCCCTGTTCGAGAAGCGTTGAGAGCGGGTCAGCGATCGCAGCTTCGCAAAGGAGCCACGTGGCCTCGAGGCGTTGGATTCTGGGCCGCCATGGTCGTCGGGAAGCTTTGGGCCTTCCCTCGAAGACAGAGAACGCTGCATCATCGGTGAGGCAGACACCGGATGTCGACTCAACACATCAAGCCCGAGATGAGGCCAGGAGAGCGACCGGCGATGCCGCAGGTCGTTGATCCTCAGTTGTTACGACTCATCCAGGATCATCCGCACGGGATCCTGGTCGTGGCAAGTGATTCGGGACGGATCGTTCATGCCAATGCCGCCGCTCGTTTCCTCCTTCGAGACGATCCAGAAGCTGCAATCGATGGAGACCTGCTCGGGATCCCGGTGCTCAGTGGACAGAGCGTGCTGGTCGAAGCCGGTCCGCCCACACGTCGTCGATTGCGAATGAAGGTTGAACAGGTGTCCTGGGCCGGTCGGAAAGAGCAATTCATCACGCTTCGAGAAGTCCGATCCGTTCAACGCATCCGCCGTCGCGGCGTCACTCCTGCGGGGCCCGATCGAGCGATGTCTCTGCTTGCCCACGAACTTCGGAGCCCGCTGAGTGCGATTCTTGGCGCGTTGCATGCGGCTCGTCTGAACCCGTCATCACAGCAGGGTGCCCTGGTTTTCGTCGAGCATCAAGCACGCAGGTTGGGCCGCCTCCTTGAAGACCTCGTCGAAGGTGAGGTGAGCGACGGTCGGTCAATTCCCATCCGTCCGGTGATGATCACGGTCAACCGGCTTGTGACCTGGAGCACCGAAGCCGTTCGACCGCTGGTGGCCGCCCGAGGGCAGCAACTCGATGTCCGTCTGCCGGGTGAACCGATTTTGCTTGCGGTCGATCCGACCTGGGTTGAACAAGCATTCCTTCATTTGCTAGCAAACGCTTCGAAATATTCCGAGGTGGGCGGAAACATCCG
The Tautonia marina DNA segment above includes these coding regions:
- a CDS encoding hybrid sensor histidine kinase/response regulator is translated as MSTQHIKPEMRPGERPAMPQVVDPQLLRLIQDHPHGILVVASDSGRIVHANAAARFLLRDDPEAAIDGDLLGIPVLSGQSVLVEAGPPTRRRLRMKVEQVSWAGRKEQFITLREVRSVQRIRRRGVTPAGPDRAMSLLAHELRSPLSAILGALHAARLNPSSQQGALVFVEHQARRLGRLLEDLVEGEVSDGRSIPIRPVMITVNRLVTWSTEAVRPLVAARGQQLDVRLPGEPILLAVDPTWVEQAFLHLLANASKYSEVGGNIRVEVHKDLESVVITIRDDGIGISSTDLGRIFNPFRRGDSDRVRLREGQGVGLAMVHRIIARHGGNVSAASAGSGQGSTFTIRLPVASVATPATPPPLAWVDAPAPPPRSSSATSILIVDDDEAAAEGLAMVLRLWGCEVRMAFDGNRALRDAIADPPDILIIDRALPGMNGETLALRLREIAETAAARLICLTGSGWQPDRESDPFDHHLLKPIDFEALAGLIPTQPAGRNRVGE